One window of the Terriglobia bacterium genome contains the following:
- a CDS encoding protein kinase, with translation MASQGIHPSISAGQKLDHYRIVEEIGVGGMGVVYRAHDEHLDREVAIKVLPEGALANNAARKRFHNEARAVSKLNHPNIATIHAFDSIRDLDYLVMEYVPGEKMRDKVAAGPLSQSEIANLGLQVAEGLVAAHQCGIVHRDLKPENVRLTLDGRLKILDFGLAKLIRPFTDITTTDSNISGVAGTLPYMAPEQLLGKVVDHRTDLFSFGVMLYEMGTGALPFTGSTASAISDAILHRVPTPPVQINPKLSPRLQEIIHKALEKAPELRYQHAADMRADLQRLKRDSQPALPVAAAQSQIFAVDPNVRSRLAMLVPAVVVAVLLAILVVLPMIRTRMSSPPPAHTATDLSPASIAVLPFADLSANKTEEYFSDGLTEELINDLAKIPELRVTARTSSFQFRDKSEDLRTIGEKLNVATVLEGSIRKQGKRVRISVELIKTSDGFHLWSETYDRDLTDIFAVQEGIAQSVAGALKLKLLGRKPALTRAMNPEAYNEYLQGNYFSQRVTKESMEKAVGYYQHAIKLDPDNAPAWAGLARARGVQAGNGLIPLHEGFREARAAAERALALDPSLAEAHAAMGFIERNYDWDWAGADASFQRALALDPGDANAFGDASNMAATLGRWNEAMRLVARRVELDPLRAQARLQLGATAWYAGRLDQAAAALQKALELNPDGQFVHTELSRVYLANSHPQEALAEAERETQPGFRLQALALAYYALGRRQYSDRALAELIEKYQADWALQIAEVYAFRGEVDLAFAWLERAYVQRDAGLSLIKDDPLLKNLDHDPRYAAFLKKMGLA, from the coding sequence TTGGCATCGCAGGGGATTCATCCGTCTATTTCGGCAGGGCAGAAGCTTGACCATTATCGAATCGTCGAAGAAATCGGCGTGGGCGGGATGGGTGTTGTTTACCGAGCGCACGATGAACACCTCGACCGTGAAGTTGCGATCAAAGTTCTCCCTGAAGGTGCTCTTGCCAACAACGCTGCCCGGAAGCGTTTCCATAACGAAGCTCGTGCAGTTTCCAAGCTGAATCATCCAAATATTGCAACAATTCATGCCTTTGACAGCATAAGGGACCTGGATTATCTCGTGATGGAGTATGTCCCCGGGGAAAAGATGCGCGACAAAGTGGCCGCCGGCCCACTGTCACAATCCGAAATTGCGAACTTGGGCTTGCAGGTTGCGGAAGGTCTCGTTGCGGCACACCAATGCGGGATAGTGCATCGCGATCTGAAGCCGGAAAACGTGCGGCTCACACTTGACGGTCGACTGAAAATCCTCGATTTTGGCCTTGCTAAATTGATCCGCCCTTTTACGGATATAACGACAACCGACAGCAATATCTCAGGAGTGGCCGGCACATTGCCCTACATGGCACCGGAACAGTTGCTGGGCAAGGTAGTGGACCACCGCACTGACCTGTTCTCGTTTGGCGTAATGCTATATGAGATGGGCACCGGAGCGTTGCCGTTCACGGGGAGCACAGCTTCCGCGATTTCCGACGCAATCCTCCATCGCGTGCCGACGCCACCGGTGCAGATCAATCCCAAACTGAGTCCGAGGCTGCAAGAAATCATCCACAAGGCGCTGGAGAAAGCTCCGGAGTTGCGTTATCAGCATGCGGCGGATATGCGAGCGGACTTACAGCGATTGAAGCGAGATTCGCAACCAGCGCTTCCCGTAGCCGCCGCTCAGTCGCAGATATTCGCGGTTGATCCAAACGTTCGGAGCCGGCTGGCGATGCTCGTGCCAGCAGTAGTTGTTGCCGTGCTGCTGGCGATCCTGGTTGTTCTTCCCATGATACGCACGCGCATGAGTTCTCCGCCGCCCGCGCACACAGCCACCGATTTGTCCCCAGCATCGATCGCTGTGCTCCCGTTCGCTGACCTGAGTGCGAACAAAACCGAGGAATACTTTTCGGATGGATTGACCGAAGAGCTAATCAACGATTTAGCAAAAATTCCCGAGTTGCGGGTCACCGCCCGAACGTCATCCTTCCAGTTCAGGGACAAGAGTGAGGACCTGCGCACTATAGGCGAGAAACTGAATGTGGCAACGGTTCTGGAAGGCAGTATTCGCAAACAAGGTAAGCGTGTACGAATCAGCGTTGAACTGATCAAGACATCGGACGGTTTTCATCTATGGTCGGAGACCTACGACCGAGATCTCACCGACATCTTCGCTGTGCAGGAAGGAATTGCACAATCTGTGGCGGGGGCCCTGAAACTGAAGCTGCTGGGAAGAAAACCGGCCCTCACACGGGCGATGAATCCTGAGGCGTACAACGAATACCTGCAAGGAAATTACTTCTCGCAGCGAGTCACGAAGGAGAGCATGGAAAAAGCTGTGGGCTACTATCAGCACGCGATCAAACTTGATCCAGATAATGCGCCAGCATGGGCTGGGCTGGCTCGAGCCCGCGGCGTTCAGGCCGGCAATGGACTCATTCCTCTGCACGAAGGATTCCGAGAGGCGCGGGCAGCCGCGGAGCGGGCCCTGGCTCTAGATCCGAGCCTGGCCGAAGCCCATGCGGCTATGGGCTTCATCGAGAGAAACTACGACTGGGACTGGGCCGGCGCGGATGCATCTTTCCAGCGCGCCTTGGCGCTGGATCCCGGAGACGCCAATGCATTCGGAGACGCAAGCAATATGGCTGCTACCCTGGGCCGATGGAACGAAGCTATGCGATTGGTCGCCCGCAGAGTAGAACTCGACCCGCTCCGGGCACAGGCGCGCCTGCAACTCGGGGCGACCGCTTGGTACGCCGGTCGGCTAGATCAAGCCGCAGCAGCACTTCAGAAAGCACTGGAACTCAACCCAGACGGTCAGTTCGTCCATACCGAACTCAGCCGCGTGTACTTGGCAAACTCACATCCGCAAGAAGCACTGGCCGAAGCGGAACGCGAGACGCAGCCTGGGTTCCGTTTGCAAGCGTTGGCACTTGCGTACTATGCACTGGGCCGTAGGCAGTACTCAGATCGAGCGCTGGCAGAACTGATTGAGAAGTACCAAGCCGACTGGGCCTTGCAGATTGCGGAGGTGTACGCCTTTCGTGGAGAGGTCGACCTCGCCTTCGCGTGGCTGGAGCGTGCCTATGTCCAACGCGATGCCGGGCTCTCCCTCATCAAAGACGACCCGCTGCTGAAGAATCTGGACCACGACCCGCGCTACGCAGCCTTCCTGAAGAAAATGGGCCTGGCATAG
- a CDS encoding neutral zinc metallopeptidase: protein MDWQDRGRSSDLEDRRGERVGLGGGLPLMLMSMLFSRMGIGGVVLFLVLMFFFRGSFMNLISGGSGGSSSSAPRTVNDPAEEPRVRFVSFVLDDVQQTWQQNFQQRGMQYPHAHLVLFRDSIQSGCGMAQSQTGPFYCPADQKAYIDLSFYDELRNRFGADGDFAQAYVLAHEIGHHVQDVLGTERKVRRAMQDNPDEQNALSVRLELQADCYAGVWGHSTQQRKLVNERDIAGALNAAAAIGDDRIQRMSGREVSPETFTHGSSEQRQMWFKRGLDNGTIEACNTFATQ, encoded by the coding sequence ATGGATTGGCAAGATCGTGGTCGCAGCAGTGACCTGGAAGATCGCCGTGGCGAAAGGGTTGGCCTGGGCGGCGGGCTGCCCCTCATGCTGATGTCCATGCTTTTCAGCCGTATGGGCATAGGCGGTGTGGTTTTGTTCCTCGTGCTGATGTTTTTCTTCCGCGGGAGTTTCATGAACCTCATCAGCGGCGGCTCCGGGGGCTCCTCGAGCAGCGCCCCCCGCACTGTGAATGACCCCGCGGAAGAGCCGAGAGTCCGCTTCGTCTCTTTCGTGCTCGACGACGTGCAGCAAACCTGGCAGCAGAACTTCCAGCAGCGCGGAATGCAATACCCGCATGCGCACCTCGTGCTCTTCCGTGATTCCATCCAGTCCGGCTGTGGCATGGCGCAGTCCCAGACTGGACCGTTCTACTGTCCCGCCGACCAGAAGGCTTACATCGATCTGAGTTTCTACGACGAACTTCGCAACCGTTTCGGCGCCGACGGCGATTTCGCGCAAGCCTATGTCCTCGCCCATGAGATCGGCCATCACGTTCAAGATGTTCTTGGCACGGAACGCAAGGTCCGCCGTGCCATGCAGGACAATCCCGACGAGCAGAACGCACTTTCGGTTCGTCTCGAACTCCAAGCCGACTGCTACGCCGGGGTCTGGGGACACTCGACCCAGCAGCGGAAACTCGTCAACGAACGGGATATCGCAGGTGCGCTCAATGCAGCCGCCGCTATCGGCGACGATCGTATCCAGCGAATGTCAGGCCGGGAAGTGAGTCCGGAGACCTTTACGCACGGCTCGTCAGAACAGCGCCAGATGTGGTTCAAGAGAGGCCTCGACAACGGCACGATCGAAGCCTGCAATACCTTCGCCACGCAATAG
- a CDS encoding TonB-dependent receptor, protein MMAVARVAGVTVFAMLVVASGWCQSVASADLRITIRDPDGAVISGAAITVRDDARKVERSNTTDSNGECLFIALPPDEYTVSIQAEGFAVSLVKDVRLNLGEVAELSTKLAVASVSDNVTVTGDPGIVETQRSASATTIGQQSVTNLPINGRQYINFALMDSRLTRDSSPVVGAAPTSGISFSGQRPRSNLVNVDGTDSIDNTTNGVRSTVSQESVQEFQIQTNNFAAEYGRASGGLINIVTKSGTDSTHGSAFGYLRNRKLQAVNAFSTETDPAYTRVQTGLSLGGPLLKHKAFYFFSYEATRRRETGFSTIGSNNFGFEPYDTTPLAPLFGLGGTSYGTVLLTPEQAYFVSDLAAKFNSLSAAQKNALAPSLQRFMSSYLAFAGGGSGVALNGELPSPMMIDVVAGLAARFSLPAPAGLTVFPTSGAALQKSFVPLKSLIGNYPVTEATDIYSLRLDNRFSNDQTGTLRIGFSPSFLTGIQNTQIAANLGQSSQSRSADQRYSDWTVSAQHTWVLGANKVNEFRSQYAYRGLRYVNSSSEGGSNPGINIAGYAFFGREPVSYVARTEERFQFSDNFTVSKGRHTFKTGADVHILPLSGVYTIQFGGLYTVGSLRAGSLITDENGNPLDQLDLSAFGLEKIAIPGFSPVQAYGLGIPQSFTQGVGNPSEHFTNRSFSGFVQDSWRMRSNLTVNYGLRYDVELTPEFKAINAMSQAAERVMGITQGIPRDYNNVSPRLGVAWDPRASGRNVVRASYGIFFDHPLMAMAFDSDVADGAQAPLVTLFAGMPGCSPNNRNLLNATNAFQGLLNCLPPAFNYLPEEQRFNPAPNAPSIFTEQQYLANGVSLVMLPFAMPVGRDFQYGYSNQANLSVEHAFGANLALELEYNFAGGRHLNRPYDKTNGVRSDLLKLNYDRASAAVDSLAAAGVPTAVLNQLRPSDPLSVSTCPAMLRALGLPPVWESSNFAPAPLVSFFRPSGLNPSLTGTASPFAVCADDAASTMKEFGLGVGVPIPFSGLPANFSDGTSSYHGFTANLRKRASAHHEFLLSYTWAHAIDDGSTDLQSGVGPQDSYHPERERANSLFDQRHRAVLSAVFESGNVFKKGLARLLNGWTLAPIIEVSSGRPFNIVTYTDRNFDFYVAMDRPMAVRPDTLANACGDPVVASRFSPTGFFQLPCYRDPNATFNGNLKRNAGAKPWTIFNDLRISRRVQLRERFALDAIVDTFNVINRFNVADVNPLYTVAGVPTAAFDPRQIQIALRVTW, encoded by the coding sequence ATGATGGCGGTCGCCCGAGTTGCCGGTGTCACTGTCTTCGCGATGTTGGTCGTCGCAAGTGGTTGGTGCCAGAGTGTCGCCAGCGCCGATCTTCGAATCACAATCAGAGATCCGGACGGGGCTGTCATCAGCGGAGCGGCCATTACCGTTAGAGACGACGCGCGCAAAGTGGAGCGCTCGAACACGACCGACTCGAATGGCGAATGTTTATTTATTGCATTACCCCCCGATGAGTACACCGTTTCCATTCAGGCTGAGGGCTTTGCCGTCTCCCTCGTCAAAGACGTACGACTCAATCTTGGAGAGGTCGCCGAGCTTTCCACAAAGCTGGCCGTAGCAAGCGTCAGTGACAATGTGACTGTCACGGGAGATCCCGGCATTGTCGAGACGCAGCGTTCCGCATCGGCAACAACGATTGGGCAACAGAGCGTCACAAATCTTCCAATCAATGGGCGGCAGTACATCAATTTCGCCTTGATGGATTCACGGCTGACTCGCGACTCCTCTCCCGTCGTAGGGGCCGCACCCACTTCCGGAATCAGTTTCAGCGGGCAGAGACCGCGCTCGAATCTGGTCAACGTGGACGGAACCGATTCCATCGATAACACAACTAATGGCGTTCGTTCGACGGTATCGCAGGAGTCAGTACAGGAATTCCAGATTCAGACGAACAACTTCGCCGCCGAGTACGGCCGGGCATCGGGTGGACTCATCAACATTGTCACGAAATCCGGGACTGACAGCACACATGGCAGTGCTTTCGGCTACCTTCGCAATCGCAAGCTCCAGGCCGTGAATGCGTTCAGCACGGAAACAGATCCGGCCTACACGCGTGTACAAACGGGTTTAAGCTTGGGCGGCCCTCTCCTAAAACATAAAGCGTTTTACTTCTTTTCATATGAAGCAACGCGCCGGCGGGAGACGGGCTTTTCGACCATTGGCTCGAATAATTTTGGCTTCGAACCATATGACACCACTCCTCTTGCGCCGTTATTCGGGTTGGGAGGTACGTCTTACGGTACCGTTCTGCTCACCCCAGAACAGGCGTACTTTGTTTCGGATTTGGCGGCCAAGTTCAATTCTCTATCCGCAGCACAGAAGAATGCGCTAGCACCCTCACTTCAGAGATTCATGTCGTCATACCTCGCGTTCGCGGGTGGTGGCAGCGGAGTCGCACTGAATGGAGAGCTTCCTTCGCCAATGATGATTGATGTCGTCGCCGGTCTGGCGGCAAGGTTTTCTTTACCTGCTCCTGCCGGACTCACGGTTTTTCCAACCAGCGGAGCTGCGTTGCAAAAATCCTTTGTTCCGCTGAAATCCCTAATTGGGAACTACCCAGTCACGGAGGCTACGGACATCTACTCTCTTCGCCTCGATAACCGATTCAGCAACGACCAGACCGGAACGTTGCGAATTGGGTTCAGTCCGAGCTTTCTGACCGGTATTCAGAACACGCAAATCGCCGCTAATCTTGGACAGAGTTCCCAGTCTCGCAGTGCCGATCAGCGTTACTCGGATTGGACGGTTTCGGCGCAGCATACGTGGGTCCTCGGCGCCAACAAAGTCAATGAGTTTCGTTCGCAATATGCGTATCGAGGCCTCCGATATGTCAATTCGAGTTCTGAGGGAGGAAGCAATCCTGGCATCAACATCGCCGGCTACGCTTTCTTTGGACGTGAACCGGTTTCCTATGTTGCTCGAACAGAGGAGCGATTCCAGTTTTCTGACAATTTCACGGTCTCCAAAGGAAGGCACACCTTTAAGACCGGCGCCGACGTCCACATACTTCCACTGAGCGGAGTGTACACAATCCAATTCGGGGGGCTTTATACGGTGGGCTCCCTCAGGGCCGGCTCGTTGATCACGGATGAAAACGGAAATCCTCTTGATCAACTCGATTTATCCGCATTTGGACTGGAAAAGATAGCGATCCCGGGATTTAGTCCGGTGCAGGCCTATGGTTTGGGAATTCCGCAATCATTCACACAGGGTGTCGGCAATCCGAGTGAGCACTTCACGAATCGGTCATTTTCTGGATTTGTCCAAGACAGTTGGCGCATGCGATCGAACCTGACTGTGAACTACGGCCTTCGCTATGACGTGGAACTGACCCCGGAATTCAAGGCAATCAATGCAATGTCTCAAGCAGCGGAAAGGGTGATGGGAATCACCCAGGGCATTCCGCGCGACTATAACAATGTTTCACCCCGACTCGGCGTAGCATGGGATCCGCGAGCTAGTGGAAGAAATGTCGTGCGTGCTTCTTACGGCATCTTCTTCGATCACCCGCTCATGGCTATGGCATTCGATTCGGATGTCGCAGACGGCGCACAGGCCCCGCTGGTAACACTCTTCGCTGGAATGCCAGGATGCAGTCCAAATAACAGGAATTTATTAAACGCAACCAACGCTTTCCAGGGACTGCTGAACTGTCTGCCGCCTGCATTTAACTATCTTCCGGAAGAACAGAGATTCAATCCTGCCCCCAACGCTCCGTCCATCTTCACAGAACAGCAGTATCTGGCAAACGGGGTGTCACTGGTAATGTTGCCATTTGCTATGCCGGTCGGACGCGATTTTCAGTACGGGTACTCGAACCAGGCAAATCTCTCAGTGGAGCATGCATTTGGCGCTAACTTGGCATTGGAGCTGGAGTATAACTTTGCCGGCGGACGACATCTGAATCGTCCTTATGACAAAACCAACGGAGTCCGCAGTGACTTGCTGAAGCTGAATTATGACCGTGCTTCTGCGGCTGTCGATTCGCTCGCTGCGGCAGGCGTTCCGACCGCCGTGCTGAACCAATTGAGGCCTTCAGATCCGCTATCGGTCTCCACGTGCCCGGCCATGCTGCGGGCACTGGGATTACCTCCGGTCTGGGAGTCTTCAAATTTCGCGCCTGCGCCGCTTGTGAGTTTTTTTCGACCCTCGGGACTGAATCCCTCCCTGACAGGAACAGCGTCACCATTCGCCGTTTGTGCTGATGACGCGGCAAGCACGATGAAGGAATTCGGGCTGGGGGTCGGGGTTCCGATTCCGTTCAGCGGGCTGCCAGCCAATTTCTCCGACGGCACATCGTCTTATCACGGATTTACAGCGAATCTTCGTAAACGCGCGAGCGCCCATCATGAATTTCTACTCTCGTATACTTGGGCTCATGCAATTGATGACGGAAGCACCGATCTGCAAAGTGGCGTAGGACCGCAGGATTCGTACCACCCGGAACGCGAGCGTGCGAACTCGCTGTTTGATCAACGGCACCGAGCGGTACTCAGTGCGGTGTTCGAATCTGGAAACGTCTTCAAGAAAGGTCTGGCGCGGCTACTGAATGGTTGGACATTGGCGCCGATCATCGAGGTCAGTTCAGGAAGACCTTTTAATATCGTCACCTATACAGACAGGAACTTCGACTTCTACGTCGCAATGGACCGGCCAATGGCGGTTCGCCCGGACACTTTGGCTAATGCCTGTGGAGATCCCGTTGTTGCATCCCGCTTTTCACCGACGGGCTTTTTTCAACTGCCGTGTTACCGAGACCCAAACGCGACCTTCAACGGCAATCTAAAGCGAAACGCTGGTGCAAAGCCCTGGACTATCTTTAATGACCTGCGCATATCGCGTCGGGTTCAGTTGCGCGAACGGTTTGCCCTGGATGCAATTGTCGACACATTCAACGTTATTAATCGGTTTAATGTTGCTGACGTAAATCCGCTCTATACTGTCGCCGGAGTCCCAACCGCCGCATTCGACCCCCGACAGATTCAGATCGCACTTCGCGTAACGTGGTGA
- a CDS encoding winged helix-turn-helix domain-containing protein yields the protein MGQAVLHPASAEDFFVGEWLVQPSLGVLTRRPSSTHLEPKTMQVLVCLAAHSGAVVSKDELLSAVWPNTFVTEHVLTQAIWQLRQAFNGTEIIQTIPRRGYRLIATVRAAAAESTPSIAVLPLENLSADPEQEYFADGMTEALISALAQIGALRVISRTSVMRYKRMGKSVPEIATELKVNHIIEGSVMRSGDHVRVSVQLIAAANDQHLWAKAYDRELRDVLALQDEVARAIASQIRVTITPEEDARLTRPRHVEPAAQELYLRGLYLQSRTTEQALRASIENFKQAIAIDPAYALAHIALARSFSWLSLDVVAAIPPIEAEKTIRPAVMRGLELDPNLPEAHQMLGWTRLICDWDWKGAEEAYRQALALNPNYPLGWVSLSWIHLVHRRYEEAIAAFRKAAILDPLALFQQALFGSTLAVVGRIAESIEQLQKTIRLEPNYFFPYSLMGGILSLVERHQEAIVAAEKGVQLCGDPVPSAYLAFVYARAGRPDEARHILGDLLELAKTRYVPPSLASAILLALGQHEDALDYLEKSQQLHESFMLLIHLSPQWKPLYGNPRFQQIIRNMNYPTD from the coding sequence ATGGGACAAGCGGTCCTACATCCTGCTTCTGCGGAAGATTTCTTCGTCGGGGAGTGGCTCGTTCAGCCGAGCCTCGGTGTTCTTACACGCCGGCCATCCTCGACGCACCTCGAGCCTAAAACGATGCAGGTGCTCGTGTGTCTCGCTGCGCATTCAGGGGCGGTCGTCTCAAAAGATGAACTCCTGAGCGCGGTTTGGCCGAATACATTCGTCACCGAACATGTTTTGACGCAGGCCATTTGGCAATTACGGCAGGCCTTCAATGGGACAGAAATCATCCAAACCATCCCGCGCCGCGGATACCGACTTATCGCTACCGTGCGCGCTGCGGCCGCGGAGAGCACGCCCTCGATCGCCGTACTACCGTTGGAGAACCTATCGGCTGACCCGGAACAGGAATATTTCGCTGATGGAATGACCGAAGCTCTCATTTCCGCCCTGGCGCAAATCGGTGCCCTGCGCGTGATCTCGAGGACCTCGGTAATGCGATATAAGCGGATGGGAAAATCGGTTCCGGAGATTGCCACCGAATTAAAGGTCAATCACATTATCGAAGGTTCCGTAATGCGATCCGGCGACCATGTCCGTGTTTCCGTGCAACTGATCGCTGCTGCCAATGACCAGCATCTCTGGGCCAAGGCTTACGATCGTGAACTCCGGGACGTGCTCGCATTACAGGATGAAGTTGCCCGCGCCATCGCAAGTCAAATCCGCGTCACGATCACGCCCGAGGAAGACGCCCGCCTGACACGTCCGCGCCATGTTGAACCAGCGGCGCAGGAGCTTTACCTCAGGGGCCTGTATCTGCAATCGCGCACCACGGAACAGGCTCTCCGGGCGAGCATCGAGAACTTCAAGCAAGCGATTGCAATCGATCCCGCTTATGCCCTGGCGCACATCGCGCTGGCACGGTCCTTCTCGTGGCTATCTCTCGACGTTGTAGCTGCGATTCCGCCCATTGAGGCCGAGAAGACGATCCGTCCCGCGGTCATGCGTGGGCTCGAACTCGACCCCAATCTCCCGGAAGCCCACCAGATGCTGGGGTGGACGAGATTGATTTGCGATTGGGACTGGAAAGGTGCCGAGGAAGCATACAGGCAAGCACTCGCGCTGAATCCAAATTATCCCCTCGGATGGGTTTCACTCTCATGGATACATCTGGTTCACAGAAGGTATGAGGAAGCGATCGCTGCGTTTCGGAAAGCAGCTATCCTGGACCCGCTCGCGCTTTTCCAGCAGGCCCTGTTTGGTTCGACGCTGGCGGTAGTCGGACGGATCGCGGAGTCCATTGAGCAGTTGCAGAAGACAATTCGGCTGGAGCCGAACTATTTCTTCCCGTACAGTTTGATGGGAGGCATTCTCTCCCTTGTCGAACGGCATCAAGAGGCGATCGTCGCCGCCGAAAAAGGAGTTCAATTGTGCGGCGACCCTGTTCCCAGTGCTTATCTCGCATTCGTCTATGCTCGTGCTGGACGCCCCGATGAGGCGCGGCACATCCTGGGAGATCTACTGGAGCTGGCAAAGACTCGTTATGTGCCCCCGAGCCTTGCGTCGGCGATCCTTCTTGCTCTTGGCCAGCACGAGGATGCTTTGGACTACCTCGAAAAATCGCAGCAGCTGCACGAGTCATTCATGTTGCTGATTCATCTCTCACCGCAGTGGAAACCTCTGTACGGCAATCCGCGATTTCAGCAGATCATCCGCAATATGAATTACCCGACCGACTGA
- a CDS encoding MFS transporter: MHFRAHPGSALAVLTILNFLNFIDRSILFQVQPLIQAEFHVSKMQIGLLTTSFMLCFIVAAPVLGALADRYPRRPIIVVGAVVWSVATLLTAATWNFWTLLIRHAIVGIGEACMVAAPGYVADLFPQNRRGRMLAVLFTAAPAGTAIGYLIGGFFGHYYGWRAPFYIVAVPGVLAAVLLFLTREPQRGAQDHLGYTLEEGTIRGLRRNGAYVSATLGLAMVTFALGGAQVWMPDFLVSVHGLTLLGAAEFIATIAIVNGIGATLIGGWLTDRVRRRRRDADYTVPAAAMVIAVPLTILAVSISRPAMFPAVFIAHFFLTITIAPLGVAIVQSVGPQLRSTAFAIQAVAVHLLGDAASAPVIGYIADRTGSLRYGFFAVAAAVGVGSLILFRGKQHISQSRLRSA, translated from the coding sequence ATGCATTTCCGTGCACACCCAGGTTCGGCGCTGGCGGTGTTGACAATACTCAATTTTCTAAACTTCATTGACCGTTCGATTCTCTTCCAGGTTCAACCGCTGATCCAGGCGGAATTCCACGTTTCCAAGATGCAGATCGGGCTGCTCACGACCTCTTTCATGCTGTGTTTCATTGTTGCAGCTCCGGTGCTGGGGGCTCTAGCCGACCGTTACCCGCGCCGCCCCATCATCGTGGTCGGGGCAGTCGTGTGGAGTGTAGCGACATTGCTGACCGCTGCCACCTGGAATTTCTGGACACTGCTCATCCGGCACGCAATCGTGGGGATTGGTGAAGCCTGCATGGTTGCCGCTCCAGGTTATGTTGCTGATCTTTTCCCACAGAACCGGCGAGGGCGGATGCTGGCAGTGCTATTCACGGCTGCTCCCGCCGGGACCGCAATAGGTTACCTGATCGGAGGTTTCTTCGGCCATTACTATGGGTGGCGTGCTCCATTTTATATTGTCGCTGTTCCCGGCGTGCTTGCTGCGGTTCTTCTGTTCCTGACGCGGGAACCGCAACGAGGCGCCCAGGACCACCTCGGATACACATTAGAAGAAGGGACAATTCGCGGGCTCAGACGCAACGGCGCTTATGTCTCCGCTACTCTCGGACTGGCGATGGTTACGTTTGCCCTCGGTGGCGCCCAAGTCTGGATGCCCGATTTTCTAGTGAGTGTTCACGGGCTTACGCTACTTGGCGCAGCGGAATTCATAGCGACAATTGCAATCGTGAATGGCATTGGTGCCACTTTAATCGGCGGTTGGCTCACCGACCGTGTACGACGACGTCGACGTGACGCGGATTACACAGTGCCTGCTGCCGCTATGGTGATCGCAGTGCCGCTGACGATTCTGGCTGTCTCAATATCTCGGCCGGCTATGTTCCCAGCCGTCTTCATCGCGCACTTCTTTCTGACGATTACTATCGCTCCTCTGGGAGTCGCCATTGTGCAGTCGGTTGGCCCGCAGCTGCGGTCTACAGCGTTCGCAATTCAGGCAGTTGCGGTTCACCTTTTGGGCGACGCTGCATCGGCGCCCGTGATTGGCTATATTGCCGACCGAACGGGCTCCCTGCGGTATGGCTTTTTCGCAGTGGCAGCGGCAGTTGGTGTGGGCTCTCTCATTCTCTTCCGCGGAAAGCAGCACATCTCACAATCTCGACTCCGCTCGGCTTAA